A region from the Rhizoctonia solani chromosome 13, complete sequence genome encodes:
- a CDS encoding F-box-like domain-containing protein → MDSNTLYKDLPVECLLRVLGFLALPEIAVLFQTSKVWNLMISTNENTVYLQLAGGLNTACTSLDSPPDALDGRLSAEGSKADCTSLLSEDGK, encoded by the exons ATGGATTCGAACACATTATACAAAGATCTCCCCGTGGAATGCCTCTTGCGAGTTCTCGGTTTCTTGGCTTTACCGGAAATTGCGGTCTTATTCCAAACCTCCAAAGTATGGAATTTAATGATTTCTACCAATGAGAATACGGTATATCTTCAACTCGCTGGGGGACTTAATACGGCGTGCACGTCACTTGATTCTCCGCCAGATGCTCTTGACGGCCGGTTGAGCGCAGAAGGGAGCAAG GCCGACTGTACATCACTACTGAGCGAAGATGGGAAG TGA
- a CDS encoding subtilisin-like protease 8, which produces MLYSPGLYIGAILACYAPTLSSAIPLHRVRDTRTYIVKLKSGIGPGSHLSDSSFAQFNERLYDPRVLNGYAIGLTPNAMEVLKAKYAEQIEYVEEDQVVYSTSEIVQNDATWGLQRISQKGTLPQSSSATALNYTYHYDSSGGEGVDIYIFDTGVYVEHEEFGGRATHAPVFIDNSTPGDRYGHGTHCAGTAAGARYGVAKKANIIDVKVLSDNGSGSVSAIIAGLSWAVANAKNTNRPGVISMSLGSFGSSTGAQADAVRQTVASGLAVVVAAGNEASSATEWTPANVDEAIVVGNLDIFDGQYRTSNYGPTLDVFAPGTNVVSAGITGPSAIKVDTGTSMAAPHVAGIVAYLLSLEGPRTPAELSARIVELAIPGVLSGLSPNTTNLVAQLPA; this is translated from the exons ATGCTGTACTCACCGGGGCTCTATATTGGTGCTATATTGGCGTGTTATGCTCCTACACTCTCGTCAGCCATTCCATTGCATCGGGTCCGCGATACTCGTACTTACATCGTCAAACTCAAATCCGGCATTGGCCCTGGCTCTCATTTATCTGACTCGAGCTTCGCCCAATTTAATGAACGTTTATACGACCCACGTGTTCTAAATGGCTATGCTATTGGTTTGACCCCAAACGCAATGGAAGTGCTCAAAGCAAAATATGCCGAGCAAATCGAGTACGTCGAAGAGGACCAAGTAGTTTACAGCACATCAGAAATAGTACAAAATGATGCAACATGGGGCTTACAAAGGATTTCTCAGAAG GGCACCTTACCTCAAAGTAGCAGCGCGACCGCGCTTAATTATACATACCAC TATGATTCCTCTGGTGGAGAAG GTGTTGATATATACATTTTCGACACTGGTGTGTACGTTGAACATGAAGAATTTGGAGGACGTGCAACACATGCGCCTGTGTTTATAGACAATTCAACG CCTGGCGACAGATATGGCCATG GTACCCATTGCGCAGGGACCGCAGCAGGCGCTCGATATGGCGTCGCAAAAAAGGCGAACATAATCGATGTCAAGGTTTTGTCGGATAATGGAAGTGGTTCGGTTTCAGCCAT CATCGCAGGATTGAGTTGGGCCGTCGCAAATGCAAAAAATACTAACCGTCCTGGAGTCATAAGTATGAGCCTCGGTTCGTTTGGGTCTAGTACCGGTGCCCAGGCCGATGCGGTCCGACAA ACAGTCGCAAGCGGTCTCGCCGTTGTTGTTGCAGCTGGAAATGAGGCAAGTTCTGCTACAGAATGGACGCCCGCCAACGTGGATGAGGCAATTGTGGTGGGAAATCTCGACATCTTTGATGGCCAATATCGGACCTCAAACTATGGACCAACTCTAGATGTCTTTGCACCCGGAACC AATGTCGTGTCTGCTGGAATAACTGGTCCTAGTGCGATCAAAGTAGACACGGGTACGAGCATGGCTGC GCCACATGTC GCTGGAATCGTCGCATATTTGCTGTCACTCGAAGGGCCCCGTACTCCGGCAGAGCTCAGCGCTCGCATAGTAGAATTGGCTATACCAGGTGTCCTCAGTGGCCTAT CTCCGAATACGACCAACCTTGTGGCTCAACTGCCAGCATGA
- a CDS encoding subtilisin-like protease 8 encodes MIIVPLLSLVLLAWSSNGLALPSVPFSGFKSTSQSFIVKLKPGHSCQSHFSRIKGSLNKVESSRAVHFDPRIFNGYAINLDDQATFKSLSLLDSVEYIEPDTEFYVTSLATQTDAPWGLHAITRSVPFPASHESSAILNYTYQYDSSAGQGADIYILDSGVYSNHTDFANRVEHSPVFARYTTETFLVMVGFEVPARSSAEADRELTQLVKVPTLQVRKDPTVARSVRARYAGANHNMIGTAAGTRFGVAKQARVIDVKVITDTGRGFASDIIAGLSWAAAHANSTGRPSVFNLSLGGGTSTALDDAVMGVVNAGIHTIVAAGNADVDASGWSPARVPGVIAVGNVDINGVRSETSNYGSPVAVFAPGVNITSAGINGPNSSRVDSGTSMAAPHVAGLIAYLIGLEGQRTPSEMKTRLQALARVNVLSSIPNGTANLMSQNTL; translated from the exons ATGATAATTGTGCCCCTTCTCTCTCTAGTTCTATTGGCTTGGAGTAGTAATGGACTGGCGCTACCTTCCGTTCCTTTCAGTGGATTCAAATCAACATCACAATCGTTTATTGTCAAACTAAAGCCTGGACACTCTTGCCAATCCCATTTTTCCCGTATCAAGGGAAGTTTGAACAAGGTCGAGTCGAGTCGTGCGGTCCATTTCGATCCAAGGATCTTCAATGGATATGCCATCAACCTGGATGACCAGGCCACATTCAAGTCACTGTCTCTATTGGATTCAGTTGAATATATTGAACCTGATACCGAATTCTATGTTACTTCGCTGGCTACACAAACAGACGCTCCTTGGGGCTTACATGCCATCACCCGATCG GTTCCGTTTCCCGCCAGCCATGAATCTTCTGCAATCTTGAATTACACATATCAG TACGACTCGAGCGCTGGGCAAG GCGCTGATATCTACATACTTGATAGCGGAGTCTATTCCAATCACACCGATTTTGCGAATCGCGTGGAGCACAGTCCCGTTTTTGCCCGTTACACAACG GAGACATTTTTGGTCATGGTAGGTTTTGAAGTCCCAGCACGTTCCTCGGCGGAGGCTGATCGAGAACTTACGCAACTCGTAAAGGTACCCACGTTGCAGGTGAGGAAGGACCCAACTGTCGCTCGTTCAGTGCGGGCGCGATACGCTGGTGCTAATCATAACATGATAGGAACCGCTGCAGGGACTAGGTTTGGTGTGGCTAAACAAGCGCGGGTAATCGACGTCAAGGTAATTACGGATACCGGTCGCGGGTTTGCTTCGGACAT TATTGCAGGTCTGAGCTGGGCAGCGGCACATGCGAATTCAACTGGGCGGCCGTCTGTGTTTAATCTTAGCCTGGGCGGAGGCACGAGCACTGCGCTTGATGATGCCGTGATGGGT GTTGTGAACGCTGGTATTCACACAATCGTGGCAGCCGGAAATGCAGATGTCGATGCATCGGGATGGTCTCCAGCGAGGGTACCTGGAGTGATTGCTGTTGGGAACGTTGACATCAACGGCGTACGATCCGAAACGTCCAATTACGGCTCCCCAGTAGCCGTTTTCGCTCCCGGAGTG AACATAACTTCGGCGGGGATTAATGGCCCAAATTCAAGCAGGGTCGATAGTGGCACGAGCATGGCGGC GCCTCATGTT GCGGGGCTTATTGCCTATCTCATAGGGTTAGAAGGACAGCGCACCCCGTCCGAGATGAAAACCCGCCTGCAGGCGCTTGCGCGGGTGAATGTCCTGTCGAGTATTC CTAACGGGACGGCGAATTTGATGTCCCAAAATACATTGTAG